TTGGTGACTGAGTAGCGGGATCGACCCTCCTTGGTGACGAGGCCGTCGTCGACCAGATCACGGATGTACTCGCTGACCGCCTGACTGGTGACGCCGACCGCATCGGCGATTTCACCCTGACTGACCGCCGGCTGGCGGTCGGCGATCTCGACGAGGACACGGAACCGGGTGGCGGTTCGCTTGTCGGCCAGCGCATCGCTCATAGCCAATGGTCCGTCCGGAGGCATTAAAAGCCCCGCGGGCAGACGGCGACAGTGGCGTTTTAGCCAGTGGCTACTAAAAAGACGGCGTGGAGGACATCGCGTTCCGAGATCGAGCGGTCTATCTCCCAGCAACCGAGACGCTCGTGGTGGCCGATCTCCATATCGGCCGCGAGGCGGCCGCGAACGTCTCGGCACCACTTGGCGAGCGCGGCGACCTGCTGGATCGGCTGTCGACGCTCCGTTCAGCGTTCGAACCCGCACAGATCGTGTTTGCGGGTGATCTACTTCACAGTTTTTCGACGGTTCCCGATGGAGTCGCCGAGACAGTCGACCAGCTGTATCAGGACTGTGTCGACGATGGAGCCAGTGTGGTCGCTATCGAAGGAAATCATGACCAACTGCTGGATACCGTCTGGCCCCGGTCCGTCGACTCGGCAGTCAAACTCGACGACGGGACCGTCATCTGCCACGGACACGAGGAACCAGAACTGAGCGGAACGCGGTATCTCATCGGCCACGACCATCCTGCAATTACGATTGAGGGGGTCAAACGACCCTGTTGCTGTGTCGACGCCTCCGGCTACCGCGATAGTGAACTGATCGTGCTCCCCGCGTTTACGCGACTGGCCGGTGGCGTCGAACTCAACCACGCGCAGGCGTCGACGCTGCAGTCACCACTGATTACGTCGGTCGACTCCCTCCAGCCGATTGTTTGGGACCACGACCGTCAGAACGCACTCGAATTCCCCCCGCTTGGTGAGTTCCGTCGACTGCTCTGAGGTAGCCGTAATAACAGCTGTCTGTAAGGTACGTACGATCCAGAATTTTGTGTGAAATTGTTTATAATTAACTATAATGCATGTTGTGCCAAACAGTAAGACTGCATTATGCGCGCAGCTAGACTCCACGAGTATACGGATGACATGTCGAATGGGCTATCAATTGACGAGGTCGACAAACCACAGGTACAGCACAGCGACGACGTCATCGTCGAGGTCGAAGGGGCAGGGTGGTGTCAGACTGACAATCATATCATCGAGGGAATGTGGGAACAGTACGTTCCCCAGCCGCTCCCGATGACACTGGGCCACGAGAACGCCGGAACCGTCGTCGAGGTCGGCGAGGAGGTCCAGTTGGTCTCGGAGGGCGACCAAGTAATCTGCCATCCGGTCCAGACCTGTGGCACCTGCCGGCCCTGCCGGCAGGGCGAGACGATGTACTGTGAGAACGACGCGTTCAACGGCCTCACCACCGATGGGGGGTTCGCCGACGAACTCCACACGAGCGAGCGGTCGGTCATCCCGCTGCCCGATAGCATCGACCCGGCCGACATCGCGCCGCACGCCGACGCGGGGATCACCGCCTACCACGCCGCAAAGAAGGCCGTCGCTGGGCTCAACCCCGGTGATGCCGCGGTCGTCATCGGTATCGGCGGCCTCGGCCACATTGGCCTGCAGTGTGTCGACTCGATGAGCGCCGCGGACATCATCGCGGTAGATGTCAAGCAGTCCGCCCGTGACCTCGCCGACGAGTTGGGCGCACACTACACCGTCGACCCCAAAAGCGAGAATGTCGCCGACGCCATCGGCGATATCACCGACGGGACCGGCGCAGCCCAAGTGCTCGATTTCGTCGGGGCCGACGAGACGACAGCGCTGGCGCCCGACATCTGTGCGGCCGGTGGCGACCACCACATCATCGGCTACGGCGGCCACATCCACGAACCCGCACAGGCGCTGGTCAACGGCGAGTTTTCCTTCGTCGGCAACATCGTCGGTCGCTACGCCGAACTCCAGGAACTGGTCGCGCTGGTCGAACGCGAAGCCGTCGACCTGCACACCACTCGCTACGATCTCGGCGATATCAACGAGGTTGCCGAAAAACTGGAACACGGCGAGATCGAAGGCCGGGCCGTAATCACCCCCTAATTGGAGTTATAGATCTTCTAACACCGCGTTTGCGGCCTCGCGGCCGCTTTTCATCGCGCCCTGAATCGATGACCATTCGGTGTACTCACCAGCGAGATAGGTCCGTCGACCACCATCCCGGACGTCGGGCAGCGAGTCGTGAACTCCCGGCGGCTGGGCGAACTGGGCAAACGGAATCCGGTCGGTTTCGAGCAGTTCGAGGTCCTCGAAACTCCGTTCGGGATACCACGAGTCGAGCGCCTCGCGGGTGAGTTCGGCCAATCGCTTACTCGACGTATCGAACAGATCCTCGTCGAGGAACGTCGCGTTCAAAAGGAGATCGTCGCCGGAGGTGTACTCGGGAGCGACCTCTGAGATCGGGACGATAGTGTTCGGCTTGGTTCCAGCAGCGTTCAACAGCAGTCGCTTGCCGGTATCGAGCGGTGGACCGTCAGGGAGACGGTAGTGCTGAGTGACACAGCCGATCCCCTCGGTTGGTATGTCGTCGTTGCCGGTGAGTCTCGCGGCGACCGTCGGCGGGGTAGCGACGACAACCGCGTCGACTGCCCGCCGGTCCTCGTCGGTGACAACGACCGCGTGTCGACGCTTCGGTTTGAGTTCGGTCACTGCGTGACCGGTCTCGATGGTTGCACCCGCGGCCTCGGCGCTGTCGGCGAGCTGTCGACCGATTTCGCCCATTCCGCCCGCGGGGACCACAGTCCGGCCCTCGCTGAGTGCTTTAAACGTGTACTCGAAGACGCGTTTGGAGGTACCGAGCGAGCGGTCAAGGGTGATCCCGCCGTAGAAGGGCGCGATGAAGTTCGACAGATAGCGTTCGGAAAAGCCCCACTCCCGGAGCGACGCCCTGATCGAGCTGTCGGGACGCTCAAACAGGGATTCGTACTCTCGAACCGAGAGATCCCGACGTAGTGCGAGGGTCCGGAGCTTGTCGACCATCGGGACCTCGGGGTTTGTCAGGCTCTCGACGGCGGCGTTCGGATCACGGAGCGGATCGGAGAGTACGGACCGCTGGCCGGGACGAGCGATCACGGCTCCGGGTTTGAACGCTCGGAGGTCGAGAGCGTCGAGATCCAACTCGCGGCGGACTGCGGGATAGGCGGTAAACAGGACTTGAAACCCGTAGTCGAGGGTACAGCCCTTCGTCTGTCGGGACCGCACGCGGCCACCGACAGTCTCCCGTTGCTCGTAGACGGTCACGTCCGCTCCTCCCTCGGCAAGATGTCGTGCCGCAACGAGTCCGGCAACGCCGCCGCCGACAACGACAACTGAACGACTCATACCAAAGGGTTCGACCGGCCGATACAAAGAAACTGCTACTATCGGACCACTACCCAGTCAGATTCCACCGAGCCAGTCGACGATTGGGTCGATGGCGACGTCGGTGAGGACAACATCGAGATGCGAGGCATCGTCGACGAGTTCGACTCCGGCGTCGGTATGGCTAGCAAACAGTGGCTCATAGGCGTCGGGATGGGCCGTTTCGTCGGCCGTGCCGACGACCGTGAGACAGGGGACAGCAGCCATCTCACTGACATCGTCTTCCTGTGGCGTGTACGACACCATGAGCCGGTAGGTGTGTGCAGGTGTTCTGGTCCCGTCACGAACGGACTCGGGTATATCAAACTCGACAGTTGTCATATCGCTGTAGCTCTCAAGCCCGAATCCGGTGAACACACGCAGCATGACGATCCGATCCGTATAGAAATTCGCCCAGCCGCCGAGTGCCCTCCGTGTGGTCGACGTCTTTCGGCCGAGATAGGGTGCCAACAGGAGATAGCCGTCGACGAGGCTGCCGTACGATCCGGAGGCGAATCGAACGGCGATCCCGCCGCCGGTTCCATGACCGCCGATGACGACGTTCGCATCGGGATACGCCTTTCCGAGGTTCCGTATCAGGTATTGAAGATCCGCTTCATACTGACCAATGTAATCGATATCGCCACGTGTTTTGGGATCGGAACCGTGGCCCCGCAGGTCCGGCGTCACAACATGTGCAACGTTTGCCTCGGAGATCGCAGTGGCCAGTGGCTGCAGCAGTCGACTATCAAATCCTGCGGAATGGAGGAGCACAACCACTGTGTCGGCATCGTCGGCGTCGTACCGCCGATATGTCGGGAACGGCCGATCCGATGTGGCGTATTTTTGTTTTTTCGGCAGCGTCGACTCGTCAATTCGATCCAGCCCGTCGAAATCTAACGTTCCCTCGGGCGGCTCCTCACCGAGACAGCCAGCAAGCCCAGCAGCGATAGCTGTGCCGCCGAGCTGTAACGTTCGCCGTCGCGTCGGCGAAGAGTCCATACGCTCACCATCTGTAGCGATTATATAATTGTTTGTGTCAAATTATTAATACTGGTAACGCAGGATAGAGATCAGTTGGAGACGCCACCGGCGGAGACGGGAAGGGCTTAGTTAGTTCCGTCGTAACAAAGTGTATGAAACTGAGTGCAGGTTTTGAGGGACTCACATGCACTGACTGCGGGTCGGTCGTTGCCCACACTGTCGACCAGGGGTGCCCGGATTGCGAGGGCCCGCTGGAGCCAACCTACGACTACGATGAGATCGACCCGGACGACTGCTTCGGTCCCTCAACGACTGGCTCCGGACAGTGGCAGTTCGACGCCCTCCTCCCGTTTCAGCGCGACAGCGCCATCACGGCCGCCGAGGGGTCGACACCGCTTGTTCCTGCCGACCGGCTGGCCAGTGAACTGGACGTCGACGAGGTCTACATCAAAGACGAGGGCCGGAACCCGACCGGCACCGTCTACGACCGGGGGATGAGCCTCGCGGTGACCGCGCTCAGCGGCCACGACGACCTCTCGACACTCGAACCGCTCGCACTCGCCTCGACCGGCAACAGCGGCCAGTCGGCTGCGGCCTACGTCGGTCGACTCGGCGTTCGATCCTACGCCTTCGTCCCCTCGCGGTCGGCGTTCTCCAACAAGGCGATGATCAACGTCCACGGCGGCCAGATGCGAGTCGTCGGTGGCCGGTACTCCGATGCCGCCGACGCGGTCGACGACCAGTTAGCGACCGACTACTACTCGCTACAGGAGTTTACCACCCCATACCGCCACGAAGGGGCCAAAACAGTTGCCTTCGAGCTGTATGCTGATCTCGGCGAGCTACCCGATGTGTTGTTCGTGCCCACGAGTACGGGTGAACTCGTCGCTGGCATCGCCAAAGGATTCCATGAGCTAACCGAGATCGGTCTCACCGAGGAAACGCCAACTCTCGTTGCCGTTCAGCCGACCAGTTGTTGCCCGATTACAGCCGCCTTCGACCGCGGCCTAGAGACGCCCGAGCCATGGACGCATCCCGATACAATCATCGGCGAGCTCGAGGTTCCCGATCCAGCCGGTGGTGGGCAGGCAGTTGCGGCGCTCCGCCAGCACGATGGTGGCGTGGTCACCGTCGACGACAGCGACAGTCTCGATGCGGCGACGACAGTCGCCCAACACGAGGTGATCGAGATGGGTGCGGCGGGTGGCGCGGCCGCCGCGGGCGCGTGGAACTGGTCGGAAGCCGGCGAGTTCGACGGCGACGAGACAGTCGTCGTCCTCAACACCGAGTCCGGGGTCAAAACGCCGGACATCTTGCGGAGTCACTTGATGGGCCAAGGCGTCTGAGTCGACTGATAGATCAGCGCTCCTTCGTCGACCGACCCGGTAGGTATTTGCCGCCTAAACAGGAAGCCTAGGCATATGTTTAGCGACGTGATGGAGGACTATCTGAAGGCGATTTACGTGCTTCAGGCCGAGGGTGATCCGCCCGTTTCGACCTCGGCAATCGCGGAGTATCTGGACAAAACGCCGCCAACAGTGACCAGCATGGTCGGCAAGCTCGAAGACCACGGGCTGGTCGACCGCGAGAAGTACAAGGGCGTCGAGCTCACGACCGAAGGCGAAACCGTCGCCCTTGAAGTGATCCGCCATCATCGTCTGCTGGAAACCTATCTCACCGAACAGCTCGACTACTCCTGGAGCGAAGTCCACGAGGAGGCCGACCGGCTTGAACACCACATCTCCGAGGAGTTCGAACGCCGCGTCGCCGAGGCACTCGACTACCCCACGGTCGACCCCCATGGCGATCCGATCCCGAACGCGGATCTCACACCACTCGGCGAAGACGAGTCGATACGGCTCAGCGAGTTTGCGGAAGACGACCACGTCATCGTTACCCGTGTCAGCGACCGCAACGACGAGGAACTCTCGTATCTCGAAGACGCAGGTATTACGCCGGGCACTGAACTCGTGATCGTCGACATCGCTCCCTTCGGGATGGTCACCGTCCGGACACCCGACGACCGCGAACAGAGCCTCCCCGAGTCGGTTGCGCGCTCGATTCGTGTCGAACCGGCGGTCGAAGAGACTGCCTGACAATCGAAGGCACTCCCTAACTTCCGTCCGAGCCGCCACAGACACAAACAGTTTCACGGGCGGCCCGCGTTGGGGTGCACATGTTCGACAAGTCGACGTGGATCAAACTCCCCCGCAACGTCGTCGTCGGCCACGGCGTCATCGACGAACTCGGGGAGACGATTGCTGATCTGCATCTCACTGGCGACCCGCTGATTATCACGAGTCCAACGCCCAACGAGTTGGCCGGCGACCGGGTTCGTGCCCAAGTTCCGGGGGCTGAAACGATCATCGTCGAGACGGCCAGTTTCGAATCGATTGAGCGGGTTATCGAAACGGCACAGGCCGAGGAGGCCGACTACCTCATCGGCCTCGGCGGCGGCAAACCCATCGATATTGCCAAAATGGCGGCCGACGAGATCAACTGCGGACTGGTTTCGGTGCCGACTGCCGCCAGCCACGACGGTCTCGTCTCGGGGCGGTCTTCGATTCCGGAAGGCGACACCCGCCACAGCGTGGCCGCCGATCCGCCGCTTGCAGTCGTGGCCGACACCGAGATCATGGCCAAAGC
This sequence is a window from Halohasta litchfieldiae. Protein-coding genes within it:
- a CDS encoding threonine synthase, translating into MKLSAGFEGLTCTDCGSVVAHTVDQGCPDCEGPLEPTYDYDEIDPDDCFGPSTTGSGQWQFDALLPFQRDSAITAAEGSTPLVPADRLASELDVDEVYIKDEGRNPTGTVYDRGMSLAVTALSGHDDLSTLEPLALASTGNSGQSAAAYVGRLGVRSYAFVPSRSAFSNKAMINVHGGQMRVVGGRYSDAADAVDDQLATDYYSLQEFTTPYRHEGAKTVAFELYADLGELPDVLFVPTSTGELVAGIAKGFHELTEIGLTEETPTLVAVQPTSCCPITAAFDRGLETPEPWTHPDTIIGELEVPDPAGGGQAVAALRQHDGGVVTVDDSDSLDAATTVAQHEVIEMGAAGGAAAAGAWNWSEAGEFDGDETVVVLNTESGVKTPDILRSHLMGQGV
- a CDS encoding alpha/beta hydrolase; this translates as MDSSPTRRRTLQLGGTAIAAGLAGCLGEEPPEGTLDFDGLDRIDESTLPKKQKYATSDRPFPTYRRYDADDADTVVVLLHSAGFDSRLLQPLATAISEANVAHVVTPDLRGHGSDPKTRGDIDYIGQYEADLQYLIRNLGKAYPDANVVIGGHGTGGGIAVRFASGSYGSLVDGYLLLAPYLGRKTSTTRRALGGWANFYTDRIVMLRVFTGFGLESYSDMTTVEFDIPESVRDGTRTPAHTYRLMVSYTPQEDDVSEMAAVPCLTVVGTADETAHPDAYEPLFASHTDAGVELVDDASHLDVVLTDVAIDPIVDWLGGI
- a CDS encoding metallophosphoesterase, whose protein sequence is MEDIAFRDRAVYLPATETLVVADLHIGREAAANVSAPLGERGDLLDRLSTLRSAFEPAQIVFAGDLLHSFSTVPDGVAETVDQLYQDCVDDGASVVAIEGNHDQLLDTVWPRSVDSAVKLDDGTVICHGHEEPELSGTRYLIGHDHPAITIEGVKRPCCCVDASGYRDSELIVLPAFTRLAGGVELNHAQASTLQSPLITSVDSLQPIVWDHDRQNALEFPPLGEFRRLL
- a CDS encoding NAD(P)/FAD-dependent oxidoreductase, encoding MSRSVVVVGGGVAGLVAARHLAEGGADVTVYEQRETVGGRVRSRQTKGCTLDYGFQVLFTAYPAVRRELDLDALDLRAFKPGAVIARPGQRSVLSDPLRDPNAAVESLTNPEVPMVDKLRTLALRRDLSVREYESLFERPDSSIRASLREWGFSERYLSNFIAPFYGGITLDRSLGTSKRVFEYTFKALSEGRTVVPAGGMGEIGRQLADSAEAAGATIETGHAVTELKPKRRHAVVVTDEDRRAVDAVVVATPPTVAARLTGNDDIPTEGIGCVTQHYRLPDGPPLDTGKRLLLNAAGTKPNTIVPISEVAPEYTSGDDLLLNATFLDEDLFDTSSKRLAELTREALDSWYPERSFEDLELLETDRIPFAQFAQPPGVHDSLPDVRDGGRRTYLAGEYTEWSSIQGAMKSGREAANAVLEDL
- a CDS encoding NAD(P)-dependent alcohol dehydrogenase; translated protein: MRAARLHEYTDDMSNGLSIDEVDKPQVQHSDDVIVEVEGAGWCQTDNHIIEGMWEQYVPQPLPMTLGHENAGTVVEVGEEVQLVSEGDQVICHPVQTCGTCRPCRQGETMYCENDAFNGLTTDGGFADELHTSERSVIPLPDSIDPADIAPHADAGITAYHAAKKAVAGLNPGDAAVVIGIGGLGHIGLQCVDSMSAADIIAVDVKQSARDLADELGAHYTVDPKSENVADAIGDITDGTGAAQVLDFVGADETTALAPDICAAGGDHHIIGYGGHIHEPAQALVNGEFSFVGNIVGRYAELQELVALVEREAVDLHTTRYDLGDINEVAEKLEHGEIEGRAVITP
- a CDS encoding metal-dependent transcriptional regulator; amino-acid sequence: MFSDVMEDYLKAIYVLQAEGDPPVSTSAIAEYLDKTPPTVTSMVGKLEDHGLVDREKYKGVELTTEGETVALEVIRHHRLLETYLTEQLDYSWSEVHEEADRLEHHISEEFERRVAEALDYPTVDPHGDPIPNADLTPLGEDESIRLSEFAEDDHVIVTRVSDRNDEELSYLEDAGITPGTELVIVDIAPFGMVTVRTPDDREQSLPESVARSIRVEPAVEETA